A stretch of the Hypomesus transpacificus isolate Combined female chromosome 12, fHypTra1, whole genome shotgun sequence genome encodes the following:
- the LOC124474579 gene encoding keratinocyte-associated protein 3 has product MCGFDKEKGPGWLMKKGISLILVGHINFLLGAIVHGSVLRHISKPDGRITTQYTAANIISVTSGLLSIASGIIAILVSRNLSNGKLHIGLLISSFLNALLSAACGIGLLLAIGHTVAYDGRALMQGCNTTEAQLSARKPIQADCPFDTTRIYDTTLSLWIPSVLLAALEVGLSLWCFVVGLTLRGLGPCAHSYIKEQLEDEALTNRAVADPDFSRPGLSLIGQTSDYP; this is encoded by the exons atgtgtggtttcg ATAAGGAGAAGGGCCCTGGCTGGTTGATGAAGAAGGGGATCTCTCTGATCCTGGTGGGTCATATCAACTTCCTGCTTGGCGCCATCGTCCACGGCAGCGTCTTGCGCCACATCTCCAAACCCGACGGGAGGATCACCACCCAGTACACCGCCGCCAACATAATTTCCGTGACCTCGGGGCTGCTG AGTATTGCATCTGGGATTATTGCCATACTGGTGTCTAGAAACCTATCCAACGGTAAACTG CACATCGGCCTTCTCATCAGTTCATTTCTGAACGCCCTGCTGTCTGCGGCCTGTGGCATCGGCCTCCTATTGGCTATTGGCCACACTGTGGCGTACGATGGGCGGGCCCTGATGCAGGGCTGCAACACCACTGAGGCTCAGCTAAGCGCTCGCAAGCCGATCCAGGCGGACTGCCCCTTCGATACCACTCGCATCTAC GACACAACCCTGTCCCTGTGGATCCCCAGTGTGCTGCTAGCAGCCCTGGAGGTAGGCCTGTCTTTGTGGTGCTTTGTAGTGGGTCTGACTCTTCGAGGCCTGGGGCCCTGTGCTCATAGCTACATCAAAGAACAG CTGGAAGATGAGGCTTTGACCAATCGGGCAGTAGCGGATCCTGACTTCTCACGCCCTGGGCTGAGCCTGATTGGACAAACCTCTGACTACCCATAA